A genomic window from Aquabacterium sp. OR-4 includes:
- a CDS encoding lytic transglycosylase domain-containing protein, which yields MLAGPLAATLPLWPGAAQAGAQREELLADSVRTALSAAIAAASPPRPSFERSDERLAHLRWLGASSELLKRFKSEGHVRVEFLETLWYEATRAGLEPALVLGLVQVESGFRKYAISSAGARGYMQVMPFWARLIGDGDPARLFHMQTNLRFGCVILRHYLDTERGDLFLALGRYNGSRGQAPYPNAVLANRARWRV from the coding sequence ATGCTGGCCGGCCCGCTGGCCGCGACGCTGCCGCTGTGGCCCGGTGCCGCGCAGGCTGGGGCGCAGCGCGAGGAGCTGTTGGCCGACTCGGTGCGCACCGCGCTCAGCGCGGCCATCGCCGCGGCTTCGCCGCCGCGGCCCAGCTTCGAGCGCAGCGACGAGCGCCTGGCCCATCTGCGCTGGCTGGGCGCCAGCAGCGAGCTGCTCAAGCGCTTCAAGAGCGAAGGCCATGTGCGCGTGGAGTTCCTCGAAACCCTGTGGTACGAGGCCACCCGCGCCGGGCTGGAGCCGGCCCTGGTGCTGGGCCTGGTGCAGGTGGAAAGCGGCTTTCGCAAGTACGCCATCAGCTCGGCCGGCGCGCGTGGCTACATGCAGGTGATGCCGTTCTGGGCGCGGCTGATCGGTGATGGCGATCCGGCGCGGCTGTTCCACATGCAGACCAACCTGCGCTTTGGCTGCGTGATCCTGCGCCACTACCTCGACACCGAGCGCGGCGACCTGTTCCTGGCGCTGGGCCGCTACAACGGCAGCCGCGGCCAGGCGCCGTATCCGAACGCGGTGCTGGCCAACCGCGCACGCTGGCGCGTCTGA
- a CDS encoding proline--tRNA ligase, with protein MKASQFFIATLKEAPADAEVVSHQLMMRAGMIKRLGAGIYNYMPMGLRVIRKVEAIIREEMVRAGAVELLMPVVQPAELWQETGRFDTMGPELMRVKDRHERDFIIQPTSEEVVTDIARQELRSYKQLPKNFFHIQTKFRDERRPRFGIMRGREFTMKDAYSFDRDAASAGKSYEGMFAAYKRIFDRFGLSYRAVAADTGAIGGDRSHEFQVIAKTGEDAIIYCPSSDYAANIELAEAVAPATPRGAAAQALTKTPTPGKSTCADVAALLGLDLKQTVKSLVLATDTLDEHGVLKQTTVWLLLLRGDHDMNEVKVGKLEGLKAGFRFATVAEIEAHFGSKPGYLGPIGLKQPVKVIADRSVAAMSDWVCGANEADFHYTGANWGRDLPEPDLVADIRNVVEGDPSPDGLGVLAIERGIEVGHVFYLGTKYSQAMNATFLDETGKPALFEMGCYGIGVTRILGAAIEQNHDERGIIWPASIAPFQAVICPIGMDRSAEVKAAAEALYAELQAAGVDVLLDDRGERPGAMFADWELIGAPQRVVISDRGLKAGTVEVQGRREAAATATPLAEAAALVKVRLAA; from the coding sequence ATGAAAGCCTCCCAGTTCTTCATTGCCACCCTGAAGGAAGCACCCGCCGACGCCGAGGTGGTGAGCCACCAGCTGATGATGCGCGCCGGCATGATCAAGCGCCTGGGCGCCGGCATCTACAACTACATGCCGATGGGCCTGCGCGTGATCCGCAAGGTCGAGGCCATCATCCGCGAGGAGATGGTGCGCGCCGGTGCGGTGGAGCTGCTGATGCCGGTGGTGCAGCCGGCCGAGCTGTGGCAGGAGACGGGCCGCTTCGACACCATGGGCCCCGAGCTGATGCGCGTGAAGGATCGCCATGAGCGCGACTTCATCATCCAGCCCACCAGCGAAGAGGTGGTGACCGACATCGCCCGGCAGGAGCTGCGCAGCTACAAGCAGCTGCCCAAGAACTTCTTCCACATCCAGACCAAGTTCCGCGACGAGCGCCGCCCCCGCTTCGGCATCATGCGCGGGCGCGAGTTCACGATGAAGGACGCGTACTCCTTCGACCGCGACGCGGCCAGCGCCGGCAAGAGCTACGAGGGCATGTTCGCGGCCTACAAGCGCATCTTCGACCGCTTCGGCCTGAGCTACCGCGCGGTAGCAGCCGACACCGGCGCCATCGGCGGCGACCGCAGCCACGAGTTCCAGGTGATCGCCAAGACCGGCGAAGACGCCATCATCTACTGCCCCAGCAGCGACTACGCCGCCAACATCGAGCTGGCCGAAGCCGTGGCACCGGCCACGCCGCGCGGCGCGGCCGCGCAGGCCCTGACCAAGACGCCCACGCCGGGCAAGAGCACCTGCGCCGATGTGGCCGCGCTGCTGGGCCTCGACCTGAAGCAGACGGTCAAGAGCCTGGTGCTGGCCACCGACACGCTCGACGAGCACGGCGTGCTCAAGCAGACCACCGTGTGGCTGCTGCTGCTGCGTGGCGATCACGACATGAACGAGGTCAAGGTGGGCAAGCTCGAGGGCCTGAAGGCCGGCTTCCGCTTTGCCACCGTGGCCGAGATCGAGGCGCACTTCGGCAGCAAGCCCGGCTACCTGGGGCCGATCGGCCTGAAGCAGCCGGTCAAGGTGATCGCCGACCGCAGCGTGGCGGCCATGAGCGACTGGGTCTGCGGCGCCAACGAGGCCGACTTCCACTACACCGGCGCCAACTGGGGCCGCGACCTGCCCGAGCCCGACCTGGTGGCCGACATCCGCAATGTGGTCGAGGGCGATCCGTCGCCCGACGGCCTGGGCGTGCTGGCCATCGAGCGCGGCATCGAGGTGGGCCATGTGTTCTACCTCGGCACCAAGTACAGCCAGGCCATGAACGCCACCTTCCTCGATGAGACCGGCAAGCCGGCGTTGTTCGAGATGGGCTGCTACGGCATCGGCGTCACGCGCATCCTGGGCGCCGCCATCGAGCAGAACCACGACGAGCGCGGCATCATCTGGCCGGCCAGCATCGCGCCGTTCCAGGCGGTGATCTGCCCGATCGGCATGGACCGCTCGGCCGAGGTCAAGGCCGCGGCCGAGGCGCTGTATGCCGAGCTGCAGGCGGCCGGCGTGGACGTGCTGCTTGATGACCGCGGCGAGCGCCCGGGCGCCATGTTTGCCGACTGGGAGCTGATCGGCGCGCCCCAGCGCGTGGTGATCTCCGACCGCGGCCTGAAGGCCGGCACGGTGGAAGTGCAGGGCCGCCGCGAGGCCGCTGCAACCGCCACGCCACTGGCCGAGGCCGCGGCGCTGGTGAAGGTGCGCCTCGCCGCCTGA
- a CDS encoding RNA pyrophosphohydrolase codes for MLDREGFRPNVGIILLNARNQVFWGKRLRTHSWQFPQGGIKYGETPEQAMFRELHEEVGLRPEHVRILARTRDWLRYEVPDHFIRKDARGHYRGQKQIWFLLRLMGRDSDLDLRATDHPEFDAWRWNEYWVPLDLVIEFKRDVYQMALSELARFLPRVNHHNRYLRAGMRPRHHDDGEYHHHHDGHDGHDGHDGDGSHDEHGAHVPHGAQGMPPNNEPVITGLSEFDASPSGTLDETPTQPLRGGFNR; via the coding sequence ATGCTCGACAGGGAAGGCTTCAGGCCCAACGTCGGCATCATCCTGCTCAACGCTCGCAACCAGGTGTTCTGGGGCAAGCGGCTTCGCACCCACTCGTGGCAGTTTCCGCAGGGTGGCATCAAGTACGGCGAGACGCCTGAGCAGGCCATGTTCCGCGAGCTCCACGAGGAAGTGGGCTTGCGGCCCGAGCATGTGCGCATCCTGGCCCGTACGCGCGACTGGCTGCGCTACGAGGTGCCGGATCACTTCATCCGCAAGGATGCTCGGGGCCACTACCGCGGCCAAAAACAGATCTGGTTCCTGCTGCGCCTGATGGGCCGCGACAGTGATCTGGACCTGCGTGCCACCGACCACCCCGAGTTCGACGCCTGGCGCTGGAACGAGTACTGGGTGCCGCTGGATCTGGTGATCGAGTTCAAGCGCGACGTGTACCAGATGGCGCTCAGCGAGCTGGCGCGCTTTCTGCCGCGCGTGAACCACCACAACCGCTACCTGCGCGCCGGCATGCGCCCGCGCCACCACGACGACGGCGAATACCACCATCACCACGACGGCCACGATGGCCACGATGGCCATGACGGCGATGGCAGCCATGACGAGCACGGCGCGCATGTGCCGCATGGCGCCCAGGGCATGCCGCCGAACAACGAGCCGGTGATCACCGGGCTGTCGGAGTTCGACGCCTCGCCGTCCGGCACGCTGGACGAGACGCCCACGCAGCCGCTGCGCGGCGGCTTCAACCGCTGA
- a CDS encoding wax ester/triacylglycerol synthase family O-acyltransferase — MSRVDTAWLRMDNDVNQMMIVGVWLLDRPLALETVRERIETRLLKYARFGQRVEHDALGANWVADPHFDITRHVVPEVLPRRAGQSERQALQQRCGELAMTPLDPNRPLWQFHLIEQYEGGCALMIRVHHCIADGIALIAVTNSITDGGDAPPSRRKGRAAHDEAHEADWLSDAVLKPLTELTVKLIGMGGAGMARSIDLLANPQQPIANTVSGTLDIARVGVQLLSDTAALALMADDSATSLKGHPVGRKVVAWNEPMPLDVVKAIGHGLNCSVNDVLLACVSGAIGGYLRAKGEDPAGQQIRAMVPVNLRPLEQAWQLGNRFGLVPLVLPIGIENPIERVYAVRARMRELKGSYQPLLAFGVLAASGLLVKAAQDMVLNLFAKKATAVMTNVPGPREHLQFCGATLRQTLFWVPASGNIGVGVSILSYGGGVQFGLITDERLCPDPQAIIDRFEPEFQKLLMVTLMLPWNAAA; from the coding sequence ATGTCCCGGGTCGACACGGCCTGGCTGCGCATGGACAACGACGTCAACCAGATGATGATCGTGGGCGTGTGGCTGCTCGACCGGCCGCTCGCGCTGGAGACCGTGCGCGAGCGCATCGAGACCCGGCTCCTCAAGTACGCGCGCTTCGGCCAGCGGGTCGAGCACGATGCGCTGGGCGCCAACTGGGTGGCCGATCCGCACTTCGACATCACCCGCCACGTGGTGCCCGAGGTATTGCCGCGCCGCGCCGGGCAGAGCGAGCGCCAGGCCCTGCAGCAGCGCTGCGGCGAGCTGGCCATGACCCCGCTCGACCCCAATCGGCCGCTGTGGCAGTTTCACCTGATCGAGCAGTACGAAGGTGGCTGCGCGCTGATGATCCGCGTGCACCACTGCATTGCCGACGGCATCGCGCTGATCGCCGTCACCAACTCGATCACCGACGGCGGCGACGCCCCGCCCAGCCGCCGCAAGGGCCGTGCCGCACACGACGAGGCGCACGAGGCCGACTGGCTGTCCGATGCGGTGCTCAAGCCGCTGACCGAGCTGACCGTCAAGCTCATCGGCATGGGCGGCGCCGGCATGGCCAGGTCGATCGACCTGCTGGCCAATCCGCAGCAGCCCATTGCCAACACCGTCTCCGGCACGCTCGACATCGCCCGCGTGGGCGTGCAGCTGCTCAGCGACACCGCCGCGCTGGCGCTGATGGCCGACGACTCGGCCACCTCGCTCAAGGGCCACCCGGTGGGCCGCAAGGTGGTGGCCTGGAACGAGCCGATGCCGCTCGATGTGGTCAAGGCCATCGGCCACGGCCTGAACTGCTCGGTCAACGATGTGCTGCTGGCCTGCGTGTCGGGCGCCATCGGCGGCTACCTGCGCGCCAAGGGTGAAGACCCGGCCGGCCAGCAGATCCGCGCCATGGTGCCGGTGAACCTGCGCCCGCTCGAGCAGGCCTGGCAGCTGGGCAACCGTTTCGGCCTGGTGCCGCTGGTGTTGCCGATCGGCATCGAGAACCCGATCGAGCGCGTGTACGCGGTGCGCGCCCGCATGCGCGAGCTCAAGGGCAGCTACCAGCCCTTGCTGGCCTTTGGCGTGCTGGCGGCCAGCGGCCTGCTGGTGAAGGCCGCGCAGGACATGGTGCTGAACCTGTTTGCCAAGAAGGCCACCGCGGTGATGACCAACGTGCCCGGCCCGCGCGAGCACCTTCAGTTCTGCGGCGCCACGCTGCGCCAGACCCTGTTCTGGGTGCCGGCCTCGGGCAACATCGGCGTCGGCGTGTCCATCCTCAGCTACGGCGGCGGTGTGCAGTTTGGCCTGATCACCGACGAGCGCCTGTGCCCCGATCCGCAGGCCATCATCGACCGCTTCGAGCCCGAGTTTCAGAAGCTGCTGATGGTGACGCTGATGCTGCCCTGGAACGCCGCAGCATGA
- a CDS encoding acyl-CoA-binding protein: MSTIQAQFEKAVAESKTLPEKPDNMTLLKIYALYKQATAGDVEGKRPGFTDMVGRAKFDAWDALKGTSADTAMQQYIDLIEDLK; the protein is encoded by the coding sequence ATGTCCACCATCCAGGCCCAGTTCGAGAAGGCGGTTGCCGAGAGCAAGACCCTGCCGGAAAAGCCCGACAACATGACCCTGCTCAAGATCTACGCGCTGTACAAGCAGGCCACCGCGGGCGATGTGGAAGGCAAGCGCCCGGGCTTCACCGACATGGTGGGCCGCGCCAAGTTCGACGCCTGGGATGCGCTCAAGGGCACCAGCGCCGACACCGCGATGCAGCAGTACATCGACCTGATCGAAGACCTGAAGTAA
- a CDS encoding polyhydroxyalkanoic acid system family protein gives MSDIRIHRDHALGLPKAREVAWSWAEEAEQKFDMECTVLEGDTSDTVEFTRSGVKGRLIVAADHFELEAKLGFLLGAFAKTIESEIEKNLDALLGAAAKAAKPRKAR, from the coding sequence ATGTCCGACATCCGCATCCACCGCGACCATGCCCTCGGCCTGCCCAAGGCGCGCGAGGTCGCCTGGTCCTGGGCCGAGGAGGCGGAGCAGAAGTTCGACATGGAATGCACCGTGCTGGAAGGCGACACCAGCGACACGGTGGAGTTCACGCGCAGTGGCGTGAAGGGTCGGCTGATCGTGGCTGCCGACCACTTCGAGCTCGAGGCCAAGCTCGGCTTCCTGCTGGGTGCCTTTGCCAAGACCATCGAGTCGGAGATCGAGAAGAACCTCGATGCCCTGCTGGGCGCGGCGGCCAAGGCCGCCAAGCCGCGCAAGGCCAGGTAA
- a CDS encoding aminopeptidase, producing the protein MPAAQALRRRRRGLTLALGAAVAAVLLLGSGCATVGYYAQSVGGHLAMLRQARPIGDWLADPATPAALRERLALAQQIRRYAVSALALPDNASYRRYAELGRGAAVWNVVAAPELSLTLKTWCYPVMGCVGYRGYFDRGAAEAEAQALRRDGWEAWVYGVPAYSTLGWTNWLGGDPLLNTFVRGSENELARLVFHELAHQVVFAAGDTEFNESYATAVERLGLARWQADAGRLPDDPAVARRRHDFRQITHRTRAALQALYASAAPEAERRARKAEILAAMRAEHAALKAGGHPAWAGFDGYDPWFANANNATLALQASYDGLVPAFERLFAREGSDFGRFHAAVQRLADLPRDQRHATLRALGP; encoded by the coding sequence ATGCCGGCCGCCCAGGCGCTGCGCCGCCGCCGGCGCGGCCTCACGCTGGCGCTGGGTGCGGCCGTGGCCGCCGTGCTGCTGCTGGGCAGCGGCTGCGCCACGGTGGGCTACTACGCGCAATCGGTCGGCGGCCACCTGGCCATGCTGCGCCAGGCCCGGCCGATCGGCGACTGGCTGGCCGACCCCGCCACGCCGGCCGCGCTGCGCGAGCGGCTGGCGCTGGCGCAGCAGATCCGCCGCTATGCCGTCAGCGCACTGGCGCTGCCCGACAACGCCAGCTACCGCCGCTACGCCGAGCTGGGCCGCGGCGCCGCGGTGTGGAACGTGGTGGCCGCGCCCGAGCTGTCGCTCACGCTCAAGACCTGGTGCTACCCGGTGATGGGCTGCGTGGGCTACCGCGGCTACTTCGATCGCGGCGCCGCCGAGGCCGAGGCCCAGGCGCTGCGCCGCGACGGCTGGGAGGCCTGGGTCTACGGCGTGCCGGCCTATTCAACACTGGGCTGGACCAACTGGCTGGGCGGCGACCCGCTGCTCAACACCTTTGTGCGCGGCAGCGAGAACGAGCTGGCCCGGCTGGTGTTTCACGAGCTGGCGCACCAGGTGGTGTTTGCGGCCGGCGACACCGAGTTCAATGAAAGTTATGCCACCGCGGTGGAGCGGCTGGGCCTGGCACGCTGGCAGGCCGACGCCGGCCGCCTGCCCGACGACCCGGCCGTGGCCCGCAGGCGGCACGACTTTCGCCAGATCACGCACCGCACCCGTGCCGCGCTGCAGGCGCTGTACGCCAGCGCCGCGCCCGAGGCCGAACGCCGTGCGCGCAAGGCCGAGATCCTGGCCGCCATGCGCGCCGAGCATGCCGCGCTCAAGGCCGGCGGCCATCCGGCCTGGGCCGGCTTTGACGGCTACGACCCCTGGTTTGCCAACGCCAACAACGCCACGCTGGCACTGCAGGCCAGCTACGACGGCCTGGTGCCGGCCTTCGAGCGCCTGTTTGCGCGCGAGGGCAGCGACTTCGGCCGCTTCCACGCCGCGGTGCAGCGCCTGGCCGACTTGCCCCGCGACCAGCGGCACGCGACACTGCGCGCCCTCGGCCCCTGA
- a CDS encoding molybdopterin-containing oxidoreductase family protein, producing MSPQAPAAAAASTATASETPANPAAANAANAANAGEPGDRLVRGACPHDCPDTCALITTVRAGRVVRVAGDPAHPPTHGALCTKVSRYAERSYHPERVLTPLRRVGPKGAGQFVPVSWGEALDDIAARLGAIAAREPQAIVPYSYAGTMGMVQGESLAARFFHKLGASLLDRTICASAGSEALAATYGGKLGMHLEDYAHAQLILIWGSNSIASNLHFWTFAQQAKRNGARLIAIDPRRTETADKCHQHLALLPGTDGALALALMHELITHDWLDHDYIARHVDGFEALRDEALAWPPERAAGVCGLDAAVIRQLAHDYARTRPAAIRLNYGMQRVHGGGNAVRLIALLPCLTGAWRQRGGGLLLSASGWVARVRDDAALQRPDLLAGRSPRSINMSTIGDALLHPGDGPQGGDFGPKIEAVVVYNSNPVAVAPESAKVVAGFARDDLFTVVLEHFLTDTADHADYVLPATTQLEHWDIHGSYGHTYALLNQPAVQPVGEARPNTEVFRQLAARLGFAEPCFADSDEQICRQALPGLDFDALLRDGWVRLPVPELPFADGGFATPSGKVQVQVPGLGLPRYLPPHESRASAPALAAIYPLAMISPPARNFLNSSFVNVTSLRSIEGRPLLEIHPDDAAPRGIADGAVVRVFNARGSYRCHAAVSTRARPGVVNGLGIWWRKLGLDGNNVNQLTSQRLTDIGRAPTFYDCLVEVAADGAPAADGLDAAAAASPA from the coding sequence ATGAGCCCGCAAGCCCCTGCCGCCGCCGCCGCCAGCACCGCCACCGCCTCTGAAACGCCCGCCAATCCGGCCGCCGCCAACGCCGCCAACGCCGCCAACGCCGGCGAGCCCGGCGACCGGCTGGTGCGTGGCGCCTGCCCGCACGACTGCCCCGACACCTGCGCGCTGATCACCACCGTGCGCGCCGGCCGGGTGGTGCGGGTGGCCGGCGATCCGGCGCATCCGCCCACCCATGGCGCGCTGTGCACCAAGGTCTCGCGTTATGCCGAGCGCAGCTACCACCCCGAGCGCGTGCTCACGCCGCTGCGGCGCGTGGGGCCCAAGGGCGCCGGGCAGTTCGTGCCGGTGAGCTGGGGCGAGGCGCTGGACGACATCGCCGCGCGCCTGGGCGCCATTGCCGCCCGCGAGCCGCAGGCCATCGTGCCCTACAGCTATGCCGGCACCATGGGCATGGTGCAGGGCGAGAGCCTGGCCGCGCGCTTCTTCCACAAGCTCGGCGCGTCGCTGCTCGACCGCACCATCTGCGCCTCGGCCGGCAGCGAGGCGCTGGCTGCCACCTACGGCGGCAAGCTGGGCATGCACCTCGAGGACTACGCCCATGCGCAGCTGATCCTCATCTGGGGCAGCAACTCGATCGCCAGCAACCTGCACTTCTGGACCTTTGCGCAGCAGGCCAAGCGCAACGGCGCGCGCCTGATCGCCATCGACCCGCGCCGCACCGAGACGGCCGACAAGTGCCACCAGCACCTCGCGCTGCTGCCCGGCACCGACGGCGCGCTGGCGCTGGCGCTGATGCACGAGCTGATCACCCACGACTGGCTCGACCACGACTACATCGCCCGCCATGTCGACGGCTTCGAGGCGCTGCGCGACGAGGCGCTGGCCTGGCCGCCCGAGCGCGCGGCCGGGGTCTGCGGCCTCGATGCCGCGGTGATCCGCCAGCTGGCGCACGACTACGCCCGCACCCGCCCGGCCGCCATCCGCCTGAACTACGGCATGCAGCGCGTGCACGGCGGCGGCAATGCGGTGCGCCTGATCGCGCTGCTGCCCTGCCTGACCGGCGCCTGGCGCCAGCGCGGCGGCGGCCTGCTGCTGTCGGCCTCGGGCTGGGTGGCGCGGGTGCGCGACGACGCGGCGCTGCAGCGGCCCGATCTGCTGGCCGGCCGGAGCCCGCGCAGCATCAACATGAGCACCATCGGCGATGCCCTGCTGCACCCGGGGGATGGACCGCAGGGCGGCGACTTCGGCCCGAAGATCGAGGCCGTGGTGGTCTACAACAGCAACCCGGTGGCGGTGGCGCCCGAGTCGGCCAAGGTGGTGGCCGGCTTTGCCCGCGACGACCTGTTCACCGTGGTGCTGGAGCACTTTCTCACCGACACCGCCGACCATGCCGACTATGTGCTGCCGGCCACCACCCAGCTCGAGCACTGGGACATCCATGGCAGCTACGGCCACACCTACGCGCTGCTGAACCAGCCGGCGGTGCAGCCCGTCGGCGAGGCCCGGCCCAATACCGAGGTGTTCCGCCAGCTGGCCGCGCGCCTGGGCTTTGCCGAGCCGTGTTTTGCCGACAGCGACGAGCAGATCTGCCGCCAGGCCCTGCCCGGCCTGGACTTCGATGCGCTGCTGCGCGATGGCTGGGTGCGCCTGCCGGTGCCCGAGCTGCCCTTTGCCGACGGCGGCTTTGCCACGCCCAGCGGCAAGGTGCAGGTGCAGGTGCCGGGCCTGGGCCTGCCGCGCTACCTGCCGCCGCATGAAAGCCGCGCCAGCGCCCCCGCGCTGGCCGCGATCTACCCGCTGGCCATGATCTCGCCGCCGGCGCGCAACTTCCTCAACTCGAGCTTCGTCAACGTCACCAGCCTGCGCAGCATCGAGGGCCGGCCGTTGCTCGAGATCCATCCCGACGACGCCGCGCCGCGCGGCATTGCTGACGGCGCCGTGGTGCGCGTGTTCAACGCCCGTGGCAGCTACCGCTGCCATGCCGCGGTCAGCACGCGGGCGCGGCCGGGCGTGGTCAATGGCCTGGGCATCTGGTGGCGCAAGCTGGGGCTGGACGGGAACAACGTCAACCAGCTCACCAGCCAGCGGCTCACCGACATCGGCCGCGCCCCCACCTTCTACGACTGCCTGGTCGAGGTGGCGGCCGATGGCGCGCCGGCGGCCGATGGCCTTGACGCGGCTGCGGCCGCCAGCCCGGCCTGA
- a CDS encoding ABC transporter substrate-binding protein — translation MSSPQYPTPRFGLGAASRRQALHGLAGLGALATTPAFGQGERAIVLGQSAAVTGPAAQLGLQMHQGARLVFDAVNAAGGIGGRPIELRLVDDGYEPDRCKANTEKFIRDEVFALFGYVGTPTALAALPAVTQAQIPFIAPFTGAQALREPFNRNVFHVRASYFDETALIVRHLNGLRLHKIAVFRQNDSYGQAGLDGVQRALAALGRNPLAVGTVERNSVDVAAAVRTIVSTMPEAVVQISAYKSCAAFIRAARAAGYGGLFYNVSFVGTQALADELGKDARGVQISQVMPSPFSTTNGASREYLEAIAKAGDQHKPNYSGMEGFVAARVLVEGLRRAAAGNRRPSREALIDSLETLRLDFGGHTIGFAPRQHVGSHFVELTMLTEDGKVRR, via the coding sequence ATGAGCTCACCGCAGTACCCCACTCCCCGCTTCGGCCTTGGTGCCGCCTCGCGACGCCAGGCCCTGCACGGCCTGGCCGGCCTGGGCGCGCTGGCCACCACGCCGGCCTTTGGCCAGGGCGAGCGCGCCATCGTGCTCGGCCAGTCGGCCGCCGTCACCGGCCCGGCGGCCCAGCTGGGGCTGCAGATGCACCAGGGCGCACGCCTGGTGTTCGATGCGGTCAACGCCGCCGGCGGCATCGGCGGCCGGCCGATCGAGCTGCGCCTGGTGGACGACGGCTACGAGCCCGATCGCTGCAAGGCCAACACCGAGAAGTTCATCCGCGACGAGGTGTTCGCGCTGTTCGGCTATGTGGGCACGCCCACCGCCCTGGCCGCGTTGCCGGCGGTGACGCAGGCGCAGATCCCGTTCATCGCGCCCTTCACCGGGGCGCAGGCGCTGCGCGAGCCCTTCAACCGCAACGTGTTCCATGTGCGCGCCTCGTACTTCGACGAGACGGCGCTGATCGTGCGCCACCTCAACGGCCTGCGCCTGCACAAGATTGCCGTGTTCCGCCAGAACGACAGCTACGGCCAGGCCGGGCTGGACGGCGTGCAGCGCGCGCTGGCCGCGCTGGGCCGCAACCCGCTGGCGGTGGGCACGGTCGAGCGCAACAGCGTGGACGTGGCCGCCGCGGTGCGGACCATCGTCTCGACCATGCCCGAGGCCGTGGTGCAGATCAGCGCCTACAAGAGCTGCGCCGCCTTCATCCGCGCGGCGCGCGCCGCCGGTTATGGCGGCCTGTTCTACAACGTGTCCTTCGTCGGCACCCAGGCGCTGGCCGACGAGCTGGGCAAGGACGCGCGCGGCGTCCAGATCAGCCAGGTGATGCCCTCGCCCTTCTCCACCACCAACGGCGCCTCGCGCGAGTACCTCGAGGCCATTGCCAAGGCCGGTGACCAGCACAAGCCCAACTACTCGGGCATGGAAGGTTTTGTCGCCGCGCGCGTGCTGGTGGAAGGCCTGCGCCGCGCCGCCGCCGGCAACCGCCGGCCCAGCCGCGAGGCATTGATCGATTCGCTCGAAACGCTGCGGCTCGACTTTGGCGGCCACACCATCGGCTTTGCCCCGCGCCAGCATGTGGGCTCGCACTTCGTGGAGCTGACCATGCTGACCGAGGACGGCAAGGTCAGGCGCTGA
- a CDS encoding M20 aminoacylase family protein, whose product MRLIESILADAASITTLRRDIHAHPELCFKEERTAELIAQALTSWGIPVHRGLGTTGVVGIVKNGSSPRAVGLRADIDALPIQEGNTFAHASQHAGKMHACGHDGHTAMLLAAAKHLSQHRNFDGTVYLVFQPAEEGGGGAREMIKDGLFEKFPMEAMFGAHNWPGMQVGQFALKAGPCYASSNEFEIVIRGKGAHGAMPHLGIDPVPAACAMVQGFQTIISRNKRPIDTGVISVTMIHTGEATNVIPEACSVQGTVRTFTMAVLDLIEQRMQAMAEATALAYGCTAEFRFKRNYPPTINHEAETAFARRVLEDVVGPDNVQEFEPTMGAEDFSYYLQQIPGCYFMIGNGDGAHREGGHGLGPCMLHNPSYDFNDDLIPLGATAWVRIAEQWLNTPR is encoded by the coding sequence ATGCGCCTGATCGAATCCATCCTGGCCGACGCCGCCAGCATCACCACGCTGCGTCGCGACATCCACGCCCACCCCGAGCTGTGCTTCAAGGAAGAGCGCACCGCCGAGCTGATCGCCCAGGCGCTCACCAGCTGGGGCATCCCGGTGCACCGCGGGCTGGGCACCACCGGCGTGGTGGGCATCGTCAAGAACGGCAGCAGCCCGCGCGCCGTGGGCCTGCGCGCCGACATCGACGCACTGCCGATCCAGGAAGGCAACACCTTTGCCCACGCCAGCCAGCACGCCGGCAAGATGCACGCCTGCGGCCACGATGGCCACACCGCCATGCTGCTGGCCGCGGCCAAGCACCTGAGCCAGCACCGCAACTTTGACGGCACCGTGTACCTGGTGTTCCAGCCGGCCGAAGAAGGCGGCGGCGGTGCGCGCGAGATGATCAAGGACGGCCTGTTCGAGAAGTTCCCGATGGAGGCCATGTTCGGCGCGCACAACTGGCCGGGCATGCAGGTGGGCCAGTTCGCGCTGAAGGCCGGGCCCTGCTATGCCTCGAGCAACGAGTTCGAGATCGTCATCCGCGGCAAAGGCGCGCATGGCGCGATGCCGCATCTGGGCATCGACCCGGTGCCCGCCGCCTGCGCCATGGTGCAGGGCTTCCAGACCATCATCAGCCGCAACAAGCGCCCGATCGACACCGGCGTGATCTCGGTGACCATGATCCACACCGGCGAGGCCACCAACGTGATCCCCGAGGCCTGCAGCGTGCAGGGCACGGTGCGCACCTTCACGATGGCGGTGCTCGACCTGATCGAGCAGCGCATGCAGGCCATGGCCGAGGCCACCGCGCTGGCCTATGGCTGCACGGCCGAGTTCCGCTTCAAGCGCAACTACCCGCCCACCATCAACCACGAGGCCGAGACCGCCTTTGCGCGCCGCGTGCTCGAAGACGTGGTGGGGCCAGACAACGTGCAGGAGTTCGAGCCCACCATGGGCGCCGAAGACTTCAGCTACTACCTGCAGCAGATTCCCGGCTGCTACTTCATGATCGGCAACGGCGACGGCGCGCACCGCGAGGGCGGCCACGGCCTGGGGCCGTGCATGCTGCACAACCCCAGCTACGACTTCAACGACGACCTGATCCCGCTGGGCGCCACCGCCTGGGTGCGCATCGCCGAGCAGTGGTTGAACACACCGCGCTGA